From a region of the Geothrix sp. 21YS21S-2 genome:
- a CDS encoding LysR family transcriptional regulator — MDTKRLTYYCTIVEQGQISRAARLLNMSQPPLSQRLKELEDELGVQLIIREGHAWQVTESGRMLYERARQVLDQLGDIPSEVKNVADGLSGTIRIGTSSVCASHFLKLLPGFNARFPRLKFSLLISDSSDLATHVESRELDFAILLLPVPKEGNTVRLLPTGNLCVVMPAGLAPAGLPARIGVEHLAGIPLICMRRWTGGGTFEFLLKAFQEKDIEPRIILDSPDVRTLLGCLLRGLQAAAIIPASEIPGTLGDRFEIHPLDLPGLTLHPALIHRTDRYLSQAIRDVIEAIVAG; from the coding sequence ATGGACACCAAGCGGCTCACGTACTACTGCACCATCGTCGAGCAGGGCCAGATCAGCCGCGCCGCGCGGCTCCTCAACATGTCCCAGCCCCCGCTGAGCCAGCGCCTCAAGGAACTGGAGGACGAGCTCGGCGTCCAGCTCATCATCCGCGAGGGCCACGCCTGGCAGGTGACGGAGTCCGGACGGATGCTCTACGAGCGGGCCCGGCAGGTCCTGGACCAGCTGGGCGACATCCCCTCCGAAGTCAAGAACGTGGCCGACGGGCTCTCGGGGACGATCCGCATCGGCACCTCCAGCGTGTGCGCGTCCCACTTCCTCAAGCTGCTGCCCGGGTTCAACGCGCGCTTTCCCAGGCTGAAGTTCAGCCTGCTCATCTCCGACAGCTCGGACCTGGCGACCCACGTGGAATCCAGGGAGCTGGACTTCGCGATCCTGCTCCTCCCCGTGCCGAAGGAAGGCAACACGGTGCGCCTGCTTCCCACGGGCAACCTCTGCGTGGTCATGCCGGCGGGGCTGGCACCCGCGGGCCTGCCCGCGCGGATCGGCGTCGAGCACCTGGCCGGGATCCCGCTGATCTGCATGCGGCGCTGGACCGGTGGAGGCACCTTCGAATTCCTGCTGAAGGCCTTCCAGGAGAAGGATATCGAACCCCGCATCATCCTGGATTCACCGGATGTGCGGACCCTGCTGGGCTGCCTTCTGCGGGGTCTGCAGGCCGCCGCCATCATCCCCGCCTCGGAGATCCCCGGGACGCTCGGGGACCGCTTCGAGATCCACCCCCTGGACCTGCCGGGCCTGACCCTGCACCCCGCGCTCATCCACCGCACGGACCGGTACCTGTCGCAGGCCATCCGCGACGTCATCGAGGCGATTGTGGCCGGGTAG
- a CDS encoding porin — protein MRRNPTLSLLALASIGACAQAADVQIYATLLPFLESVRTTGATPAGLTPALGGASQVPGSAYTGLDLPSRLRITSGTSNLGFRGAWKVADDLQVFWQIENAISPDGDAPNTLAGRNSAVGLKGSWGTAFYGNWDTPYKFPLLAVGPLRGLSPFDNALTANPGFNVPGTTTQSGRVNGKADAAFNRRQGNSIQYWSPVWNGFSARVGVSVDEGKTVATAAAPSVSPTILSGLVTYAQGPVKVSYGFERHNDYFGLSQLGGNAGATLTNKASSDTGQELVASYAFSTGTKVSAVVEQLTYDTDDTAAGALRQYKRTNWYTLVQQQLGRHQVWAAFGRGSAGSAQRNGGAAASTDGLEGTQWSAGYSYAIAKNVDLFASYYGMTNGRSGTLAEFPPVGTVAPGANTTGMGLGLLITF, from the coding sequence ATGCGCCGCAACCCAACCCTGTCCCTGCTCGCGCTGGCGTCCATCGGCGCCTGCGCCCAGGCCGCCGACGTGCAGATCTACGCCACGCTCCTCCCCTTCCTGGAGAGCGTGAGGACCACGGGCGCCACGCCCGCGGGCCTCACGCCCGCCCTGGGCGGCGCCAGCCAGGTTCCGGGTTCGGCCTACACGGGCCTCGACCTCCCCTCCCGCCTGCGCATCACCTCCGGCACCTCCAACCTGGGCTTCCGGGGCGCGTGGAAGGTGGCCGACGACCTCCAGGTGTTCTGGCAGATCGAGAACGCCATCAGCCCCGACGGCGACGCCCCCAACACCCTGGCGGGCCGCAACTCCGCCGTGGGCCTCAAGGGCAGCTGGGGCACCGCGTTCTACGGCAACTGGGACACGCCCTACAAGTTCCCTCTCCTGGCCGTGGGCCCCCTGCGCGGCCTGAGCCCCTTCGACAACGCGCTCACCGCCAACCCCGGCTTCAACGTGCCCGGCACCACGACCCAGAGCGGCCGCGTCAACGGCAAGGCCGATGCCGCCTTCAACCGCCGGCAAGGCAACAGCATCCAGTACTGGTCCCCCGTGTGGAACGGCTTCTCCGCCCGCGTGGGCGTCTCCGTGGACGAGGGGAAGACCGTCGCCACCGCCGCCGCGCCCTCCGTGAGTCCCACGATCCTTTCCGGCCTCGTGACCTATGCCCAGGGCCCCGTGAAGGTCAGCTACGGGTTCGAGCGGCACAACGACTACTTCGGCCTGTCCCAGCTGGGCGGCAACGCTGGCGCCACCCTGACGAACAAGGCCTCTTCCGACACCGGGCAGGAACTGGTGGCGTCCTACGCCTTCAGCACCGGCACCAAGGTCTCCGCGGTGGTGGAGCAGCTCACGTACGACACCGACGACACCGCCGCCGGCGCCCTCCGCCAGTACAAGCGCACCAATTGGTACACCCTGGTCCAGCAGCAGCTCGGCAGGCACCAGGTGTGGGCGGCTTTCGGCCGCGGCAGCGCCGGTTCCGCCCAGCGCAACGGCGGCGCCGCCGCCTCCACGGACGGGCTGGAAGGGACCCAGTGGAGCGCGGGCTATTCCTACGCCATCGCCAAGAACGTGGACCTGTTCGCGTCGTACTACGGCATGACCAACGGCCGCTCCGGCACCCTCGCCGAGTTCCCGCCGGTGGGTACCGTCGCCCCGGGCGCGAACACCACGGGCATGGGCCTGGGCCTGCTCATCACGTTCTAG
- a CDS encoding nuclear transport factor 2 family protein: MTDSSIRDQVQWLVDRALISDLLFSFASCLDAKDYEGYAANFAEGGYVELPDPTTGGTFRMPRERMPELMPHGLARYSGTHHISTNHQITVDGDTAASRSCLQAVHVGATPFEHWDGGGWYDSTYRRTPQGWKFVSVKLGILWLTGTPERMEPRT; the protein is encoded by the coding sequence ATGACCGATTCCTCCATCCGTGACCAGGTGCAGTGGCTCGTCGACCGCGCCCTCATCAGCGACCTGCTGTTCAGCTTCGCGTCCTGCCTGGACGCGAAGGACTACGAAGGCTATGCGGCCAACTTCGCGGAGGGCGGCTACGTGGAGCTTCCCGACCCCACCACCGGCGGCACGTTCCGCATGCCCAGGGAGCGCATGCCCGAGCTGATGCCCCACGGCCTCGCCAGGTATTCGGGCACCCACCACATCAGCACCAACCACCAGATCACGGTCGACGGCGACACCGCGGCATCCCGCTCCTGCCTCCAGGCCGTCCACGTGGGCGCCACGCCCTTCGAGCACTGGGACGGCGGCGGCTGGTACGACAGCACGTACCGCCGCACGCCCCAGGGCTGGAAGTTCGTGAGCGTCAAGCTGGGCATCCTCTGGCTGACCGGGACGCCCGAACGGATGGAACCTAGAACGTGA
- a CDS encoding cyclic 2,3-diphosphoglycerate synthase, producing the protein MSTPRRVVILGAAGRDFHNFNTVYRDNPDYQVVAFTATQIPGIDERIYPAVLAGKLYPAGIPIVPEQELEQIVKRDKPDVAVFSYSDVTHEYVGHMASRCIALGLDFELLGADKTMIKSKVPVIAITAVRTGAGKSQTTRYISNILKGLGKKVVAIRHPMPYGDLAKQACQRFATYSDLDLHECTIEEREEYEPHIDNGFIIYSGVDYEQIIRSAEKEADVILWDGGNNDLPFYASDLHIVIADPLRAGHESIYHPGEANFRMAHVIVINKCDSAKEEDIKSIEAAAARLNPKAVVIRANSPVTCEKPELVKGRKALIIEDGPTLTHGSMSYGAGVVAAKAVGVGTIVDPTPYAVKSIAATYAKYPNARGILPAMGYGAEQVADLERTIEATPCDVVISATPIDITRVLKVSKPMVRVAYQLAEVTPGQLAVQVKAAVEAAVAAH; encoded by the coding sequence ATGTCCACCCCGCGTCGTGTCGTCATCCTGGGAGCCGCAGGCCGCGACTTCCACAACTTCAACACCGTGTATCGCGACAACCCCGACTACCAGGTCGTCGCCTTCACCGCCACCCAGATCCCCGGGATCGACGAGCGGATCTACCCCGCCGTCCTGGCCGGGAAGCTCTATCCCGCCGGCATCCCCATCGTCCCCGAGCAGGAGCTGGAACAGATCGTCAAGCGCGACAAGCCCGACGTGGCCGTGTTCTCCTACTCCGACGTGACCCACGAGTACGTCGGCCACATGGCCAGCCGCTGCATCGCGCTGGGCCTGGACTTCGAGCTGCTGGGCGCCGACAAGACCATGATCAAGTCCAAGGTCCCCGTCATCGCCATCACCGCCGTGCGCACCGGCGCCGGCAAGAGCCAGACCACCCGCTACATCTCCAACATCCTCAAGGGCCTGGGCAAGAAGGTCGTGGCCATCCGCCACCCCATGCCCTACGGCGACCTCGCCAAGCAGGCCTGCCAGCGCTTCGCCACCTACAGCGATCTTGACCTGCACGAATGCACGATCGAGGAGCGGGAGGAGTACGAGCCCCATATCGACAACGGCTTCATCATCTACTCCGGCGTCGACTACGAGCAGATCATCCGCAGCGCCGAGAAGGAAGCCGACGTGATCCTGTGGGACGGCGGCAACAACGACCTGCCCTTCTACGCCTCCGACCTGCACATCGTCATCGCCGACCCCCTGCGCGCGGGCCACGAGTCCATCTACCACCCCGGCGAGGCCAACTTCCGCATGGCCCACGTCATCGTCATCAACAAGTGCGACTCCGCGAAGGAAGAGGACATCAAGTCCATCGAAGCCGCCGCGGCCCGCCTCAATCCCAAGGCCGTGGTCATCCGCGCCAACTCGCCCGTCACCTGCGAGAAGCCCGAGCTGGTCAAGGGCAGGAAGGCCCTCATCATCGAGGACGGCCCGACCCTCACCCACGGCTCCATGAGCTACGGCGCCGGCGTCGTCGCCGCCAAGGCCGTGGGCGTCGGCACCATCGTGGACCCCACCCCCTACGCCGTGAAGTCCATCGCCGCCACCTACGCCAAGTATCCCAACGCCAGGGGCATCCTCCCCGCCATGGGCTACGGGGCCGAGCAGGTCGCCGACCTCGAGCGGACCATCGAAGCCACCCCCTGCGACGTGGTCATCTCCGCCACGCCCATCGACATCACCCGCGTCCTGAAGGTCTCCAAGCCGATGGTGCGCGTGGCCTATCAGCTGGCCGAAGTGACCCCCGGACAGCTGGCCGTGCAGGTCAAGGCGGCGGTGGAAGCGGCCGTGGCCGCACACTGA
- a CDS encoding DUF748 domain-containing protein, which yields MLRQVLGRRWVQALALLVVLYAAAGFLLAPALIRAQLPKRLAPMLHREVTVARVRVNPFALSVTLEGFLVKDKDGSALLGWDRLYVNLGAATLFRLAPVFQEIRLEGFHAQVVLDREGNPTFQDLLVASPEPPRPAGPLPDIRIRKLTVVRARVDFADRSTTPAFTTVLGPLSLDLDGFRLKPDNNNPYAFTGRTERGETFGWRGHFFVEPLRSQGSFFVGGLHLPKYAPYYRDRMDVELMSGTLDVKADYEFRWGEGSHAVRLHKGEAGLDNLSLGETGVPGSAVDLAEVRVKGLEADLLESKFHVASLAVRNSRLKVERNAAGSINLMRMATPRVPAKPKKAEPFTFDLDELRVENQSVAFRDLVPRRPVDLTLDQLALTVRKFSMDPARLCDVDLDLRWNGRGRVHAAGTAAPLKSAGALELKVDDLDLAPLDGYAAPDATLASGRLGLAGHADFDLPAARYAFRGQARVDGFKAVAGNAEVAWEALRVAGIRAASSPMAVSLASIDWDRPAFRFVRTAAAPAVPAEKPAEKSAPGAPVKAEIGAFRFKGGSFTFLDRSLQPVVALSLDHIDGQVGRLSSDPGSRASMELKALVDGAAPFTAKGTVNLLSQAAYTDVALVMGGMDLSPLSPYSGRYVGYGIEKGKLELDMKYLVQDRKLEGENRIRMDQFTLGGAVESPEAVHVPVKLGLALLRDRHGVIDLDVPVRGDLASPDFKLGRVIWRAVINVFAKIATSPFALIGKAFGGGDADLSLLPFPPGGDAVDAQGAKVLETLEKGLFERPGLRLEMEGTAGEVDVPALKLAELEASLARLKGQPLGPGERPKFLRAAYLQAFPPPKDPKEAKAAPEPAPADMEARLLARVDVDAAALRLLARRRVQAVRDRLLGSGKVSEDRVFIVDGGERARKEGGSRVYFELK from the coding sequence TTGCTCCGTCAGGTCCTGGGACGGCGGTGGGTCCAAGCCCTCGCTCTCCTGGTCGTTCTCTATGCGGCGGCCGGGTTCCTCCTCGCACCGGCCCTGATCCGGGCGCAGCTTCCGAAGCGGCTGGCGCCCATGCTCCACCGGGAAGTTACGGTGGCCCGGGTGCGTGTCAACCCCTTCGCCCTCTCCGTCACGCTGGAGGGCTTCCTGGTGAAGGACAAGGACGGCTCGGCCCTGCTGGGCTGGGACCGGCTCTACGTCAACCTGGGCGCCGCCACCCTGTTCCGGCTGGCCCCGGTCTTCCAGGAGATCCGCCTGGAGGGCTTCCACGCGCAGGTGGTGCTGGACAGGGAAGGCAACCCCACCTTCCAGGACCTGCTGGTGGCCTCCCCCGAGCCCCCCAGGCCCGCGGGGCCCCTCCCGGACATCCGCATCCGCAAGCTCACCGTGGTGCGCGCCCGGGTGGACTTCGCGGACCGCTCCACCACCCCCGCCTTCACCACGGTCCTGGGCCCCCTGAGCCTCGACCTGGACGGCTTCCGCCTGAAGCCCGACAACAACAACCCGTACGCCTTCACGGGGCGCACCGAGCGGGGCGAGACCTTCGGGTGGCGGGGCCACTTCTTCGTGGAGCCCCTGCGCAGCCAGGGAAGCTTCTTCGTGGGGGGCCTCCACCTGCCCAAGTACGCCCCGTACTACCGTGACAGGATGGACGTCGAGCTGATGTCCGGCACGCTGGACGTGAAGGCCGACTACGAGTTCCGGTGGGGCGAAGGCAGCCACGCCGTGCGCCTCCACAAGGGCGAGGCGGGCCTGGACAACCTCTCCCTGGGCGAGACCGGCGTGCCCGGCTCCGCCGTCGACCTGGCCGAGGTGCGGGTCAAGGGCCTGGAGGCGGACCTCCTGGAATCCAAATTCCACGTGGCCTCCCTCGCCGTGCGCAACAGCCGGCTCAAGGTGGAGCGAAACGCCGCGGGCAGCATCAACCTCATGCGCATGGCCACGCCACGCGTGCCCGCCAAGCCGAAGAAGGCCGAACCCTTCACCTTCGACCTGGACGAACTCCGCGTGGAGAACCAGTCCGTCGCCTTCCGGGACCTGGTGCCCAGACGCCCCGTGGACCTGACCCTCGACCAGCTGGCCCTCACCGTAAGGAAATTCAGCATGGATCCGGCCAGGCTCTGCGACGTGGACCTGGATCTGCGGTGGAACGGCAGGGGACGCGTCCATGCCGCGGGCACCGCGGCGCCGCTGAAGTCCGCCGGGGCCCTGGAGCTCAAGGTGGACGACCTGGACCTGGCGCCCCTGGACGGCTATGCGGCGCCGGACGCCACCCTCGCCTCCGGGCGCCTGGGGCTGGCCGGGCACGCGGACTTCGACCTTCCCGCCGCGAGGTACGCCTTCCGGGGGCAGGCCCGTGTGGACGGCTTCAAGGCGGTCGCGGGCAACGCCGAGGTGGCCTGGGAAGCCCTGCGCGTGGCCGGAATCAGGGCCGCCTCGAGCCCCATGGCCGTGTCCCTGGCATCCATCGACTGGGACCGGCCCGCCTTCAGGTTCGTGCGCACCGCCGCGGCCCCAGCGGTGCCGGCGGAAAAGCCCGCGGAGAAGTCCGCGCCCGGTGCCCCGGTGAAGGCCGAGATCGGCGCCTTCCGGTTCAAGGGAGGCTCCTTCACGTTCCTGGACCGGAGCCTGCAGCCGGTGGTGGCCCTCTCCCTGGACCATATCGACGGCCAGGTGGGCCGGCTCTCCTCGGACCCCGGGTCCCGGGCCTCCATGGAGCTGAAGGCGCTGGTGGACGGCGCCGCGCCCTTCACCGCCAAGGGCACCGTGAACCTCCTGTCCCAGGCCGCCTACACCGACGTGGCCCTGGTCATGGGCGGCATGGACCTGTCGCCCCTGAGTCCCTACTCGGGCCGCTACGTGGGCTACGGCATCGAGAAGGGCAAGCTGGAACTGGACATGAAGTACCTCGTGCAGGACCGCAAGCTCGAGGGCGAGAACCGGATCCGCATGGACCAGTTCACCCTGGGCGGGGCGGTGGAGAGCCCCGAGGCCGTGCACGTGCCGGTGAAGCTGGGCCTGGCCCTGCTGCGGGACCGCCACGGCGTCATCGACCTGGACGTGCCCGTGCGCGGGGACCTGGCCTCCCCCGACTTCAAGCTGGGCCGGGTCATCTGGCGCGCCGTCATCAACGTCTTCGCCAAGATCGCCACTTCGCCCTTCGCGCTGATCGGCAAGGCCTTCGGGGGCGGGGACGCGGACCTCAGCCTCCTGCCCTTCCCGCCCGGGGGGGACGCCGTCGACGCCCAGGGGGCCAAGGTCCTGGAGACCCTCGAGAAGGGCCTCTTCGAGCGCCCCGGCCTGCGCCTGGAGATGGAGGGCACCGCGGGCGAGGTCGATGTGCCCGCCCTGAAGCTCGCGGAGCTGGAGGCCTCCCTGGCGCGCCTCAAGGGCCAGCCCCTGGGGCCCGGTGAGCGGCCGAAGTTCCTGCGCGCCGCCTACCTCCAGGCATTCCCCCCGCCCAAGGACCCCAAGGAGGCCAAGGCCGCTCCCGAACCCGCCCCGGCCGACATGGAAGCCCGGCTCCTTGCCCGGGTCGATGTGGACGCCGCTGCCCTTCGGCTGTTGGCCCGCCGTCGCGTCCAGGCCGTCCGGGACCGTCTCCTGGGCTCGGGAAAGGTGTCCGAGGACCGGGTCTTCATCGTCGACGGTGGGGAACGGGCCCGGAAGGAAGGCGGAAGCCGTGTCTATTTCGAACTGAAGTGA
- a CDS encoding peroxiredoxin, protein MAAFVTQPAPDFKATALVNGEFKEVTLSQYKGRKVVLFFYPLDFTFVCPTEILAFSDAVKEFEARDTQVLGVSVDSHFSHWAWANTEIKNGGIKGVSFPLVSDLSKSIAADYNVLLPGGIALRGLFLVDEAGILRHITVNDLPLGRNVEEVLRVVDALDFHTKNGEVCPANWKKGDKAMKPTQEGLREYAANH, encoded by the coding sequence ATGGCTGCTTTCGTAACTCAACCCGCACCCGACTTCAAGGCCACCGCCCTCGTGAACGGCGAGTTCAAGGAAGTCACCCTCAGCCAGTACAAGGGCAGGAAGGTCGTCCTGTTCTTCTACCCCCTGGACTTCACCTTCGTCTGCCCCACCGAGATCCTGGCCTTCTCCGACGCCGTCAAGGAGTTCGAGGCCCGCGACACCCAGGTGCTGGGCGTGAGCGTCGACTCCCACTTCAGCCACTGGGCCTGGGCGAACACCGAGATCAAGAACGGCGGCATCAAGGGCGTCAGCTTCCCGCTGGTCTCCGACCTGTCCAAGTCCATCGCGGCGGACTACAACGTCCTGCTCCCCGGCGGCATCGCCCTGCGCGGCCTGTTCCTCGTGGACGAGGCGGGCATCCTGCGCCACATCACCGTCAACGACCTGCCCCTGGGCCGCAACGTGGAGGAGGTCCTCCGCGTGGTGGACGCGCTGGACTTCCACACCAAGAACGGCGAGGTCTGCCCCGCCAACTGGAAGAAGGGCGACAAGGCCATGAAGCCCACCCAGGAAGGCCTGCGCGAGTACGCGGCCAACCACTAG
- a CDS encoding arginine deiminase family protein gives MPAIQLSIFSEIGRLKQVVVHNPGPEVDMMVPDMMEELLFDDILYGDLARAEHGVFRKVLARVADEVLDIQDLFVESLDSEGVKLAFIEDFRRLVDMPDESANLLRAMAPADVARAVITGIPWDDTLSHTHWQKRFDYTVRPIPNLLFMRDPAAVVGRGYNINFMATWAREREPLILSYVFRHHPRLCHLQEADRLFDQLTPLLKGEIRMPQSLEGGDTLVLSDKVLAVGCSERTSADAIHMLAENLRRQDLSFDTLLMVLMPKVRSAMHLDTIFTRVSEGECLIYPPFFTDHSRELLNVVKFDLRHKTLQTSVEANLLRALKGVGIDLEPIRCGGDNYIMQQREQWTDGANAFCLAPGVIVMYSRNHATAGELAKAGYRILMARDLIADPSIDLLDGGKWAVMLESAELSRARGGPRCMTMPLARG, from the coding sequence ATGCCCGCAATCCAGTTATCGATATTTTCCGAGATCGGCCGCCTGAAGCAGGTGGTCGTGCACAACCCCGGCCCCGAAGTGGACATGATGGTTCCGGACATGATGGAGGAGCTGCTCTTCGACGACATCCTCTACGGGGACCTCGCCCGGGCCGAGCACGGGGTGTTCCGGAAGGTGCTGGCCCGGGTGGCCGACGAGGTGCTGGACATCCAGGACCTCTTCGTGGAGTCGCTCGATTCCGAAGGGGTGAAGCTGGCCTTCATCGAGGACTTCCGGCGCCTGGTGGACATGCCCGACGAGTCCGCGAACCTGCTGCGGGCCATGGCTCCCGCGGACGTGGCCCGGGCCGTGATCACCGGCATCCCCTGGGACGACACCCTGAGCCACACTCACTGGCAGAAGCGCTTCGACTACACCGTGCGCCCCATCCCGAACCTCCTGTTCATGCGGGATCCCGCCGCGGTGGTGGGCCGCGGGTACAACATCAACTTCATGGCCACCTGGGCCCGGGAGCGCGAGCCGCTGATCCTCAGCTACGTCTTCCGCCACCACCCGCGGCTGTGCCACCTCCAGGAGGCGGACCGGCTCTTCGACCAGCTCACGCCGCTTCTCAAGGGCGAGATCCGCATGCCCCAGAGCCTGGAGGGCGGGGACACCCTGGTGCTCTCCGACAAGGTGCTGGCCGTGGGCTGCAGCGAGCGAACTTCCGCCGACGCCATCCACATGCTGGCCGAGAACCTGCGCCGGCAGGACCTCTCCTTCGACACCCTGCTCATGGTGCTCATGCCCAAGGTGCGCAGCGCCATGCACCTCGACACCATCTTCACCCGGGTCAGCGAAGGCGAGTGCCTGATCTACCCGCCCTTCTTCACGGACCACAGCCGCGAGCTGCTCAACGTCGTGAAGTTCGACCTGCGCCACAAGACCCTGCAGACCTCCGTGGAGGCCAACCTCCTGCGGGCCCTGAAGGGCGTGGGCATCGACCTCGAACCCATCCGCTGCGGCGGGGACAACTACATCATGCAGCAGCGGGAGCAGTGGACCGACGGCGCCAACGCCTTCTGCCTGGCCCCGGGCGTGATCGTCATGTACAGCCGCAACCACGCCACCGCCGGCGAACTCGCCAAGGCCGGCTACCGGATCCTCATGGCCCGGGACCTCATCGCCGACCCGTCCATCGATCTTCTGGACGGCGGCAAGTGGGCGGTGATGCTCGAGAGCGCCGAGCTGAGCCGGGCCCGTGGGGGGCCGCGGTGCATGACCATGCCGCTGGCGAGGGGCTAG
- a CDS encoding PLP-dependent aspartate aminotransferase family protein — MTVKPQTRIFSHGYDPQRSEGAAVPPVFRTSTFIFKTAAEGKRAFEIAYGLDCPKAGESPALIYTRVNNPNSEILEDKVVVWDGAEAAALFSSGMGAISSTCLAFLKPGDTLLFSDPVYGGTEYFFRRVLPQFNIRTIPFPAGTPREELERFVKTDPTVKVIYIESPANPTMMLSDIRGASELAAAYSREDHKILVVVDNTFMGPIFSKPLELGADVILYSATKFLGGHSDLVAGVAMGSAALVGQIKVMRTILGSNSDPDTAWLIQRSLGTLQLRMEQQQASALRIVDFLRTHPKVQCVAYPGSPAMGEAQTALWKDQCTGTGSIIAFCVKGGETEAFRVLDAVRHMKLAVSLGGIESLIEHPSSMTHSDMTPEEKAQAGITDNMVRMSVGLEDAQDLIADLAQALGTI; from the coding sequence ATGACCGTCAAGCCGCAGACCCGCATCTTCTCCCACGGATACGACCCCCAGCGCTCCGAGGGCGCCGCGGTGCCTCCGGTGTTCCGCACCTCCACGTTCATCTTCAAGACCGCCGCCGAGGGCAAGCGGGCCTTCGAGATCGCCTACGGCCTCGACTGTCCCAAGGCCGGGGAGAGCCCGGCCCTCATCTACACCCGCGTGAACAACCCCAACAGCGAGATCCTGGAGGACAAGGTCGTGGTGTGGGACGGCGCCGAGGCCGCCGCCCTGTTCTCCTCGGGCATGGGCGCCATCTCCAGCACCTGCCTGGCCTTCCTGAAGCCCGGCGACACGCTGCTCTTCTCGGATCCGGTGTACGGCGGCACCGAGTACTTCTTCCGCCGGGTGCTCCCCCAGTTCAACATCCGGACGATCCCGTTCCCCGCCGGGACCCCCCGCGAGGAGCTGGAGCGCTTCGTCAAGACCGATCCCACCGTCAAGGTCATCTACATCGAGTCCCCCGCCAACCCCACGATGATGCTTTCGGACATCCGGGGCGCCTCGGAGCTGGCCGCCGCCTATTCCCGCGAGGACCACAAGATCCTGGTCGTGGTGGACAACACCTTCATGGGACCCATCTTCAGCAAGCCGCTCGAACTGGGCGCCGACGTGATCCTCTACTCCGCCACGAAGTTCCTGGGCGGGCACTCCGACCTGGTGGCGGGCGTGGCCATGGGCAGCGCCGCCCTGGTGGGCCAGATCAAGGTCATGCGCACCATCCTGGGCTCCAACTCCGACCCGGACACGGCCTGGCTCATCCAGCGCTCCCTGGGCACGCTCCAGCTGCGCATGGAGCAGCAGCAGGCCAGCGCCCTGCGCATCGTGGACTTCCTGCGCACCCACCCCAAGGTCCAGTGCGTGGCCTACCCCGGCAGCCCGGCCATGGGCGAGGCCCAGACGGCCCTCTGGAAGGACCAGTGCACCGGCACCGGGAGCATCATCGCCTTCTGCGTCAAGGGCGGCGAAACCGAGGCCTTCAGGGTGCTGGACGCCGTGCGGCATATGAAGCTGGCCGTGAGCCTCGGGGGCATCGAGAGCCTCATCGAGCACCCCTCCTCCATGACCCACTCCGACATGACCCCGGAGGAGAAGGCCCAGGCCGGCATCACCGACAACATGGTGCGCATGTCCGTGGGCCTGGAGGACGCCCAGGACCTCATCGCCGACCTCGCCCAGGCCCTGGGGACCATCTGA
- a CDS encoding cupin domain-containing protein, which yields MLKFQIPMLVTLLAIPHLNAQGGPMASPGAVQRRNLLEAALAPPKAVGSVSVQDVTMATGQKAPLHLHPCPVIGVVIEGRIAYQIEGEPTTFLKAGDAFYEPAGVHVARFDNVGDTPARFVAAYLLEEPGQPTVKIVQNP from the coding sequence ATGCTGAAGTTCCAGATCCCCATGCTTGTAACCCTGCTGGCGATCCCGCATCTCAATGCGCAAGGGGGTCCCATGGCAAGCCCGGGAGCCGTCCAGAGGAGGAATCTGCTCGAGGCGGCCCTCGCACCCCCGAAAGCCGTCGGGAGCGTCAGCGTCCAGGACGTGACGATGGCGACCGGGCAGAAGGCGCCCCTTCACCTGCACCCATGCCCCGTCATCGGGGTTGTGATCGAAGGTCGCATCGCCTACCAGATCGAGGGTGAGCCGACGACGTTCCTCAAGGCCGGGGACGCCTTTTATGAACCTGCGGGCGTTCATGTGGCACGCTTCGACAACGTCGGGGACACCCCTGCCAGATTCGTCGCGGCCTACCTCCTGGAAGAGCCGGGGCAGCCGACGGTCAAGATCGTGCAGAACCCCTAG